TGCGGCTGCCGGCCTTTTACCTGGGGCTCCTCTCCTTCCAGATGTAAAGACATTAAGAGGTTGCTGGTGAACTTCATGTACCTGCAAAGCCTCCTGCAGCCCAGAAGCAGGTGAGCGGAAGAGGGCCGGCACACGGAGCGCGTCCTGCCAGCCCCCGGCGGGGCGGTTCTCTCCGAAGTCTCCCTGTGTCCCCCGCTCTTGGTGCCCGCCCCAGGCCGCATCTCTGACCTCCCTGCCGCTCCTGCCCTTCCGCAGCCCGGTGGACGCGGAGCTCACGTCCCTCTGCCAGTCGGTCCTGGAGGACTTCAACCTGTGCCTCTTCTACCTGCCCTCCTCACCCACCCTCAGCCTGGCCAGCGAGGGCGAGGAGGACTACGAGGGCGGCTACGCTTTCCTCCCGGACCTTCTCATCTTCCAGATGCTCATCGTCTGTCTCATGGGTGTGCACAGCTTGAAGAGAGCAGGTGACTCCCTGtgtgccctgccctctccccccggCATCCGGGGTCCTCGGTGCTCTTCCCGTAGCTCCTTATCCCCGAACTTCCTCCCGTGAGCAGTGCCGTCGCCACCTGTGTCACTGCTTGGCTGTGGGAGCGCGAGGGACGAGGAACCCCACCCTGAAGTTGCTCTGGTGAACGAACGAGGGCGACTGCATATCTTCACCCCTTCCAGTCCCACAGACACAGTCTTGGCCGTGACCCAGGCGGACGAGAGGGCAGGATAGTGAGCTGAGGGTGCAGACCGAGTTTAGACCTTGCTATTGGGGGCAGTCAGGCAGTTCTGCGGGCCTTCCCGGCAGAGGTGTGTGTGGGGCCGGCCTGGGAGGGCGGGAGAGGCCGGGCTGGGTGTGCAGGTGCTTGGGCTGCGAGGAGGAGCCGGTGTGAAGGCATCAGAGCCAGGGAGGACGGCGTGGCACAAGAGGGTATGCTTGCCCGAGGAGGCACAGAGCGAGCTGGCACATTCTAGATGCAGAGACCTGAGGAGTCTGTTTTCCTTAGAGGAGGCCTCGAGGGGTAGTTGGATCCTTGGAAGGGTTGAGAACACGAGATGGGATTGGAGCCGCGGGCGCCCGCTCGTCGGAGCCCTGGGCCCTAACGCCTGGCTCCCCTGGCTTTAGGATCCAAGCAGTACAGCGCGGCCATCGCCTTCACCCTGGCCCTCTTCTCCCATCTCGTCAATCACGTCAACATACGGCTACAGGCTGAGCTGGAGGAGGGCGAGAACCCCGTGCCGGCGTTCCAGAGTGATGGCACAGGTGCGGGAATGGGGGcgtggctggggaagggtcgccTGGGGCGCTGCGTCGTCGAGGAGGGGGAACAAGCAGGTGTGCTTAGAGGTGGTACCAGAGAGCGCCTAGAACTTCTGGGCTCTGCTGTGTCCGCCCAGATGAGCccttggagaaggaggaggcgCCAGGCCCTGAGCCCCCTCCCGCAGCACCTCAAGCTGGTGAGGTCAGAAAGAGCCGGAAGTTCTCCCGCCTCTCCTGCCTCCGCCGCCGTCGCCATCCACCCAGAGCTGGGGATGACAGTGACCTGAGTGAAGGTTTTGAGTCGGACTCCAGCCATGACTCGGCCAGGGCCAGCGAGGGCTCGGACAGCGGCTCCGACAAGAGTCTGGAAGGTGGGGGAACGGCCTTTGATGCGGAGACAGACTCGGAAATGAACAGCCAAGAGTCCCGATCAGACCTGGAAGATATTGAGGATGAGGAGGGGACACGGTCCCCAGCCCTGGAGCCCCCTCGGCCCAGGTCAGAGGCTCCCGAGTCCCTCAATGGCCCACTGGGCCCCAGCGAGGCCAGCATTGCCAGCAATCTACAAGCCATGTCCACCCAGATGTTCCAGACCAAGCGCTGCTTCCGACTGGCCCCCACCTTCAGCAACCTGCTCCTCCAGCCCCCTGCCGAAGCCCCCACCGCGGCCAGCCGCAGGCCCTGTGTCAACGGAGATGCGGACAAGCCCTCGGAGCCAGGTATTTGGGCCTCTGGTCCTCGCCCTGCTCGGGTCCACGCCATCTCCGCCGCAGTGCCTCCATCCCCGCGCTCGCTGCCGTACCTTCGGCCCTCTGCCCGTGGTGCTGTCCGGGAGCGTTTTCCCCGATTCCGCACTCCTGCTGGCTCCTCACTCCCAGCACCTGTGCCGCCCCGCCTGTTTCGTggtcttcccctcctcccacccccccgccctgcGGGTGTGGGGCTTTGCTCCCCGAACGACCACTGCCATCTCCCCCTGGTGCCAGCCCATGTCTCACCGGGGCAGGTGGCTCCAGGGACCCCCGCTCTCTCCTAGGGTCTTCCCTGCATGGGGGGCACCCAGTTGGCACAGCGAGTGTTTCCTGAGCCTGTTgtctgccaggcactgggctggacTGTTGTCGGTTGTTgtcttgttaaaatttttttattatttttttatcattattatttttttttaacgtttatttacttttgagacagagacagagcgtgaacgggggagggtcagagagagggagacacagaatccgaagcaggctgtcagcacagagcccgacgcggggttcaaactcatggaccgtgaaatcacaacctgagccgaagtcggctgcttaaccgactgagccacccaggcgccccttaaaattttttttgagagggagtgagcaaatgtgggggaggggcagacagggagggagacagaatccgaagcaggctccgggctctgagctgtcagcacagagcccgacacggggctcgaacccatgaaccacgatatcatgaactgaactggagtctgacgcttagccaactgggccacccaggtgccctgggtgttgtcttgtttaattttcacagcaGCCCTTGTGGTGGAGGAGTTGTCCTCCCTGTGCTGTCCCTTGACCCTAGGCATCTGTGGCCCGTGCTCCTTTAGTCTGAAATGtacttcccccccccaccccccacttgccCAGAGCCTGTTGGCTTGGCTAATTCTTACCTGCCCTCTGGCTTCTCCCTCAAATCGCTTGGTCTGGGATTCTTCCAAGGTTAGGTTAGATTTTCTCCCGTGGGTTCCTGTAGCCTCCGCCCCTCCACGGTTTCCAGGCCTTTAGTACTCAGGTGAGGCCGTCTGTGGACTGGGAGTCTCTGAGGGCAGGGCAGTCTGTGCTTGGTCTGTTGTGTCCTCAGAACCTAACGCTGTGCCTGTGTGGTTGGGACTCAGGGAATGAATCCGAGAAGCGAGGAGGCTGATGTGCGGAGGCGAAGGGGCCTGCCCGGGGCTCTGACCTGCACAGGTGGACAGCTGGGGGCTGCGTACTTCAGTTCTGTGTGCCTTGGCTCCCCCCCAGTGGCCCCCTCCTGAGTGTCGGCCCTGCTTTCTAGCACAGAGCAGGTCCTTCATAAGTACCACTCGAGCGACCAGCTACGGACTCTTCACAGATTTGCCGGGATCAGGAAGAAGCATGTTTTAAAAGGCACCAGGGTCCTTGCTTGAAAGCAGCCCGTTAGCGGGTATAGAGAAATGAGGCAGAGTGCGTAGCGAATTCCCCATCCGTCACATCAGAATTCTTCCGAAGAGTCCGGGCGAGCATGCCTCCCACCCCTGGGGCTGAAGCCTGATGCCGCCTGCCTGCGGCTCACCCCGTTCTCTGTTGCCCGCCACAGCCTCTGAGGACGGCTCCGAGTCGGAGGGCAGCGAGTCCAGCGGGCGCTCCTGTCGGAACGAGCGCAGTGTCCAGGAGAAGCTGCAGGTGCTGGCGGCTGAAGGCCTGCTTCCTGCGGTCAAGGTCTTCCTGGACTGGCTGCGGGCCAACCCGGAGCTCATCGTCGTGTGTGCGCAGGTGCGGCTCCGGGggtgttgggaggtggggggaggggcccccTCACATGGTTCCAGCACGTCAGGCGCCTGCTTTGTGCTGGGCCCTTAGGCTTTTTATGGGGAAAGGGTTAGATGTGACCTCTGCTTCAAGAGCCTGTGGCCTGGGCTGAGACACAAATTCTCTGAACGGGGAAAGCAAGAGCTGCCTATTCTGCTTTGTGTCCATAGCGCTGGGCATTATGCCTGTGGTTGGGATCAGGCTTGATGAAtgcgggacggggcgggggggtggggggggggtggggactggtCTCTGATCCCGGGCCCAGAGTCCAGAGGGAGGAGAGCACACCGAGTGGGGCCGCGGAGACAGGATCCGGGGGCGGAGGTGTTGGGGTGGGGAAGCAGCAGAGTCAGGTGTCAGGCTGGCGCCGTGGAGGACAGCGGGGCAGCGGCGCCTTCTCAGGTCCAGGCTGTCTTGAGCCTCGATGGCCCTGCGGCCTTGGCCCGGAGGTGTTTTATCACAGCAGCGCTCCGCTCCACCGCGAAGACCCTTGGGTCAAGGCCAGGCACGCCCTTGGGTGTGTGCTTATGTCTGCTGGCAGCTGGTTACTCACCGTCCTTGGTCATCAAGGGAGGTGTGGTGAAGGCGGGGATGCGGGGTCATGTCTCCACACGGGTGCCCCACAATGGGCACGTGGGGGCTCGGAGGGGTGCCTTCCCCGCACTCGAGCTCTTCCCGCTCCCAAGATCCAGAGGGTCCTTCCTGTGGTCTCGCCCCTGCCCACGAAAGCTGCAGCTGGTGATGAAGTTCAGCTGGGCCCATGGGCCCCCTTCATTCCTCATGGGACCAGCTCCCTATTTTGCAAGTCTTCCATGAGCCCGTCCCCGGCCTCTCTCGTAAACTTTCCCGTCAGCTCCCTCCTGGCCATCGCCCCAGACCCCAGGTGTAGCACTTTCCTCTCGCTCCTGTCCGCTCCCCCCCCAGAGCTCTCAGAGCCTGTGGAATCGCCTGTCTGTGTTGCTGAACCTGTTGCCAGCTGCCGGTGAACTCCAGGAGTCTGGTGAGTGAGGCCCTGgcaccaccctcccttcccctctccctccgcAGTGGCCCCACAAAGCCCATCCCCCCCCCTTCCTGGTAACCCAGCCTGGGGGTAAGGAGCTTAATGGGCCTCGCTGCCCAGCCACCCTGACACACAGCGGCCATTGTGGTGTCTGCGTCTCCGGTTTCCCCCGACACTGCCCTGCCGGTCGGCCAGGGAGTGTGCTCCCCGGGGAAGGCAAGGGATGGGCGGGAGCAGCGAGGGGAGCCTGGGAGCCAGCGCCGGCTGCTGGTGCCCGTGCCCGTCCCTGAGTCAGCCTCCGCCTCCAGAGCTCATTCTCTCCTGTCGCCTTCTAGCTTTCCCCACCTCTGGCCTCGCCTGAGAGACGTGCCCTCCTCGTTTCCACCTGCTGTCGGGGAGCCTTCCCCATCCGAGCCATTGTTGCCCCTGCCCAACCAGCTCTGGTCTTTCCGAGCCGGGCGGATGGCCCTGTGTGTCCACCTCTCTGTTCTCAAGGGGAAGAAGGGCCGTGTCCTCCGGGGGCTTCCATAGGGCAGGTGGTCTCACGTGTCTTCTTTCTCCCAGGCCTGGCCCTGTGTCCCGAGGTCCAGGACCTTCTCGAAGGTGGTGAACTGCCTGACCTGCCCTCTAGCCTGCTGCTCCCAGAGGACACGGCCCTTCGTAACCTGCCTCCCCTCCGGGCCGCCCATAGACGCTTTAACTTTGACACAGATCGGCCCCTGCTCAGCGCCTTAGAAGAGGTGAGGATGGGTTTTCTCATGCCACAGCTTCCGTTGTTAGTCTCACCTGGCAGCAAAGCAGGTAGCCCTACCGTCCAGGCAGGGAGAGTGTccttgggctgggctgggctgggcgggCTTCCTCCTGAGAGCCACGCAGCTCGCTTTCCTCTTGGCAGGATGCTCGTCTACAGGCGAGTTGGTGTAGGACAGGCCTTGCTCCACTGTATCCACCTTTTATAGAGGGCGGAACAGGGACTCTCAGGGCTGGAAGAGATAGTGCTGCTCATCTAGGCCAGTTACtctttttatacacacacatatgtgtgtttaCTTGACATTAGAGAGAGCGTGCGCGTCCACAGAGGTGCGCAAgccggggggggcggggacagagagagggaggcacataatcctaggcaggctccgagccgtccgtgCAGATCCTGatgaggggttcgaactcatgaaccgcgagatcatgacctaatctgaAGTCGCATGcttcagtgactgagccacccaggtgccccaggccggTCACCCGTGAATCTGCGTCACCACAGGGGCCATCTGGGGACAGCTGGGGAAAGCCAGGCGAGCCAGcctcccagcacacacacacgagcCTCTTGGTTGCTTCTCTCCAGCCAGAGAAGCCTGGCTTTAGTCTTTTACGTTTTAGGATCCTAGAGAAGGGTTTTGTCTGAGGGGAAGGAGTCGTCGTGCCCACCAAAAAAATAGATTGGAAATGTCAGTGTAGCTTAATGCCCTCGTGTCACGCACGAGGTCCTGAGGAGGGAGGTGGCATTAGTGCCCGGTTTTCTCGCTCCCAGTGCGGCGCCCTGCCTCCCGTCTTCACCCGAGTTCTGGTTCTCCCAGGAGTCCCTGTTCTGGCACCAGAGGCTCTGGGCCTCGGTGCTCCCCTCTCCTACCCCGCGGAACGCAGGCCcttcccaggagcccctgtgggctgaggggctgggctgcaggggccgggggtggggtggggctggggggccctgctcagcccctcccccccaccactgtGTCCCCTCAGTCGGTCGTGCGCATCTGCTGCATCCGCAGCTTTGGCCACTTCGTCGCCCGCCTGCAAGGCGGCATCCTGCAGTTCAGCGCGGAGGCCGGCATCTTCGTCAGCATCGCCCAGTCTGAGCAGGAGGGCGTGTTGCCGCAGGCCCAGGCCCAGATCCGCATGGTGAGTCGgcccgcctccctccctgcctgctctgCTCCCTGCCAGGCTCACGGAGAAGCCAGCCCGAGGGGCCCAGACAGATGGGGGTGCCCTGGGTGGAAGAGTGTGCCGAGTGGGGTTGGGACGCCGAGCCCGGGGagagggggtgcagggagggcagTGGCGGGCGGaccagggggtggggagtgagaggTGCCTGCGTCCAGACCGCCTGGGGGTCGAGGgccgtgtctgtctgtctgctccGGGTCTGAGCTGGGCACGTCACCTGACCTCGCTAAGCCTGTTTGCCTAGCAGTTACATGGCGTCGGCGGGGTTGACCTGGGGCTGTTGTGTGGCACAGGATGGCCGTGTGTCTCAGGCACCCTGCCCACTGCAGGGTGTATGCCCGGCAGGTGCTCCCAACCCTTCTTCCTCTCTAGGGGATGAAGACTGggacctgggggcggggggggggggggggttgtctgGCTACCAGAGGCCGTGTAGGGTCACTCCCACCTCCAGCAGCCCCATAGAGTAGGACAGTCCTGGGGTTACAGCCTCCTCTGCGTTGGGTAGTTCAGTCCCCGAATTCTGACTGAGCGTCTGCGCCGTGCCAGACGTCCTGTCCCAGTCGGT
Above is a window of Neofelis nebulosa isolate mNeoNeb1 chromosome 15, mNeoNeb1.pri, whole genome shotgun sequence DNA encoding:
- the SMG5 gene encoding nonsense-mediated mRNA decay factor SMG5 isoform X3 — protein: MCLQDASGGWDWLLPAPAALHPVPLPAGASVLHRLDPRQRPPHRMQEASICLGEGDGLGTDGVPPVSHVPGGFVLLLQLHRVDSQTRGRFSETRHHGVFFLLSPAARYQNELAGVDTELLAERFYYQALSVAPQIGMPFNQLGTLAGSKYYHVEAMYCYLRCIQSEVSFEGAYGNLKRLYDKAAKMYHQLKKCETRKLSPSRKRCKDIKRLLVNFMYLQSLLQPRSSPVDAELTSLCQSVLEDFNLCLFYLPSSPTLSLASEGEEDYEGGYAFLPDLLIFQMLIVCLMGVHSLKRAGSKQYSAAIAFTLALFSHLVNHVNIRLQAELEEGENPVPAFQSDGTDEPLEKEEAPGPEPPPAAPQAGEVRKSRKFSRLSCLRRRRHPPRAGDDSDLSEGFESDSSHDSARASEGSDSGSDKSLEGGGTAFDAETDSEMNSQESRSDLEDIEDEEGTRSPALEPPRPRSEAPESLNGPLGPSEASIASNLQAMSTQMFQTKRCFRLAPTFSNLLLQPPAEAPTAASRRPCVNGDADKPSEPASEDGSESEGSESSGRSCRNERSVQEKLQVLAAEGLLPAVKVFLDWLRANPELIVVCAQSSQSLWNRLSVLLNLLPAAGELQESGLALCPEVQDLLEGGELPDLPSSLLLPEDTALRNLPPLRAAHRRFNFDTDRPLLSALEESVVRICCIRSFGHFVARLQGGILQFSAEAGIFVSIAQSEQEGVLPQAQAQIRMAQEEARRNRLMRDMAQLRLQLEVSQLEGSLQQPKAQSAMSPYLVPDTQALCHHLPVIRQLATSGRFIVIIPRTVIDGLDLLKKEHPGARDGIRYLEAEFKKGNRYIRCQKEVGKSFERHKLKRQDADAWTLYKILDSCKQLTLAQGAGEEDPSGMVTIVTGLPLDDPSALSGPMQAALQAAAHASVDIKNVLDFYKQWKEIG
- the SMG5 gene encoding nonsense-mediated mRNA decay factor SMG5 isoform X2 codes for the protein MSQGPPPGESSEPEAKVLHTKRLYRAVVEAVHRLDLILCNKTAYQEVFKPENISLRNKLRELCVKLMFLHPVDYGRKAEELLWRKVYYEVIQLIKTNKKHIHSRSTLECAYRTHLVAGIGFYQHLLLYIQSHYQLELQCCIDWTHVSDPLTGCKKPVSASGKEMDWAQMACHRCLMYLGDLSRYQNELAGVDTELLAERFYYQALSVAPQIGMPFNQLGTLAGSKYYHVEAMYCYLRCIQSEVSFEGAYGNLKRLYDKAAKMYHQLKKCETRKLSPSRKRCKDIKRLLVNFMYLQSLLQPRSSPVDAELTSLCQSVLEDFNLCLFYLPSSPTLSLASEGEEDYEGGYAFLPDLLIFQMLIVCLMGVHSLKRAGSKQYSAAIAFTLALFSHLVNHVNIRLQAELEEGENPVPAFQSDGTDEPLEKEEAPGPEPPPAAPQAGEVRKSRKFSRLSCLRRRRHPPRAGDDSDLSEGFESDSSHDSARASEGSDSGSDKSLEGGGTAFDAETDSEMNSQESRSDLEDIEDEEGTRSPALEPPRPRSEAPESLNGPLGPSEASIASNLQAMSTQMFQTKRCFRLAPTFSNLLLQPPAEAPTAASRRPCVNGDADKPSEPASEDGSESEGSESSGRSCRNERSVQEKLQVLAAEGLLPAVKVFLDWLRANPELIVVCAQSSQSLWNRLSVLLNLLPAAGELQESGLALCPEVQDLLEGGELPDLPSSLLLPEDTALRNLPPLRAAHRRFNFDTDRPLLSALEESVVRICCIRSFGHFVARLQGGILQFSAEAGIFVSIAQSEQEGVLPQAQAQIRMAQEEARRNRLMRDMAQLRLQLEVSQLEGSLQQPKAQSAMSPYLVPDTQALCHHLPVIRQLATSGRFIVIIPRTVIDGLDLLKKEHPGARDGIRYLEAEFKKGNRYIRCQKEVGKSFERHKLKRQDADAWTLYKILDSCKQLTLAQGAGEEDPSGMVTIVTGLPLDDPSALSGPMQAALQAAAHASVDIKNVLDFYKQWKEIG
- the SMG5 gene encoding nonsense-mediated mRNA decay factor SMG5 isoform X1 — protein: MSQGPPPGESSEPEAKVLHTKRLYRAVVEAVHRLDLILCNKTAYQEVFKPENISLRNKLRELCVKLMFLHPVDYGRKAEELLWRKVYYEVIQLIKTNKKDASGGWDWLLPAPAALHPVPLPAGASVLHRLDPRQRPPHRMQEASICLGEGDGLGTDGVPPVSHVPGGFVLLLQLHRVDSQTRGRFSETRHHGVFFLLSPAARYQNELAGVDTELLAERFYYQALSVAPQIGMPFNQLGTLAGSKYYHVEAMYCYLRCIQSEVSFEGAYGNLKRLYDKAAKMYHQLKKCETRKLSPSRKRCKDIKRLLVNFMYLQSLLQPRSSPVDAELTSLCQSVLEDFNLCLFYLPSSPTLSLASEGEEDYEGGYAFLPDLLIFQMLIVCLMGVHSLKRAGSKQYSAAIAFTLALFSHLVNHVNIRLQAELEEGENPVPAFQSDGTDEPLEKEEAPGPEPPPAAPQAGEVRKSRKFSRLSCLRRRRHPPRAGDDSDLSEGFESDSSHDSARASEGSDSGSDKSLEGGGTAFDAETDSEMNSQESRSDLEDIEDEEGTRSPALEPPRPRSEAPESLNGPLGPSEASIASNLQAMSTQMFQTKRCFRLAPTFSNLLLQPPAEAPTAASRRPCVNGDADKPSEPASEDGSESEGSESSGRSCRNERSVQEKLQVLAAEGLLPAVKVFLDWLRANPELIVVCAQSSQSLWNRLSVLLNLLPAAGELQESGLALCPEVQDLLEGGELPDLPSSLLLPEDTALRNLPPLRAAHRRFNFDTDRPLLSALEESVVRICCIRSFGHFVARLQGGILQFSAEAGIFVSIAQSEQEGVLPQAQAQIRMAQEEARRNRLMRDMAQLRLQLEVSQLEGSLQQPKAQSAMSPYLVPDTQALCHHLPVIRQLATSGRFIVIIPRTVIDGLDLLKKEHPGARDGIRYLEAEFKKGNRYIRCQKEVGKSFERHKLKRQDADAWTLYKILDSCKQLTLAQGAGEEDPSGMVTIVTGLPLDDPSALSGPMQAALQAAAHASVDIKNVLDFYKQWKEIG